One genomic region from candidate division KSB1 bacterium encodes:
- a CDS encoding flavin reductase family protein → MGEMRVTTNLEKFLYFYPKNVTLVGVRHAQHTNFMAVAWNTALSFQPPLFAVAIAKKRFTHRLICEAGNFTCNFLPNEKADVVHSCGRISGTEVDKVARFGLELEPSQVISSPGLRDAYAILECTLESTATFGDHDLFVGRVEAVHFREEFFDDNGALRPERVHPTLYLGADTYVTTDATSLVRRPRSVTL, encoded by the coding sequence ATGGGAGAAATGCGGGTCACCACCAATTTGGAGAAGTTTCTCTATTTCTATCCGAAGAACGTCACCCTGGTAGGCGTCCGCCACGCTCAGCACACCAACTTCATGGCCGTCGCTTGGAACACGGCCCTTTCCTTTCAGCCGCCGCTTTTCGCTGTGGCAATTGCCAAGAAGCGCTTCACGCATCGACTCATTTGTGAGGCGGGGAATTTTACCTGCAACTTCTTGCCCAATGAGAAGGCCGACGTGGTTCACTCGTGCGGTCGAATCTCAGGGACCGAGGTGGACAAGGTGGCAAGGTTTGGCCTTGAGCTGGAGCCCTCCCAGGTGATCTCTTCGCCTGGGTTGCGCGACGCCTATGCTATCCTGGAGTGCACCCTGGAGAGCACGGCGACCTTCGGTGACCATGACCTCTTTGTCGGCCGCGTGGAGGCGGTGCACTTCCGAGAAGAGTTCTTTGACGACAATGGGGCGCTGCGGCCGGAGCGCGTGCATCCAACTCTTTATCTCGGTGCCGACACGTACGTGACCACCGACGCCACATCGCTCGTACGGCGGCCACGGAGCGTTACGCTTTGA
- a CDS encoding phosphoesterase PA-phosphatase produces the protein MERIAKVISNVTIPTVFSAIVFLIISLHAEAYFLRGVLVTVICWLTASVLPAAYVLRLVRQKRVSDKHVPIREQRTRPYLVATVCYALGLVLVKAVGAPFPVWGLMWCYVVNTLVLALINLRWKMSAHAMGAAGALAGLTYALGMAVAPSFFLVLVVGWARIRLRAHTVAQVVAGALAGAGLTFVQLHLLARLFG, from the coding sequence GTGGAACGGATTGCCAAGGTTATCTCGAATGTGACCATACCCACGGTGTTTTCTGCGATAGTCTTTCTCATCATCTCGCTGCACGCCGAGGCTTACTTTCTGCGTGGCGTTCTGGTGACAGTCATATGTTGGCTCACTGCCTCTGTGTTGCCAGCGGCCTATGTGCTCAGGTTGGTGCGACAGAAGCGCGTCAGCGACAAGCACGTGCCAATTCGCGAACAGCGCACGCGCCCGTACCTGGTGGCGACTGTTTGCTACGCCCTGGGTTTGGTTCTGGTCAAGGCGGTGGGAGCGCCCTTCCCGGTGTGGGGGCTTATGTGGTGCTATGTAGTCAATACTCTGGTCCTTGCGCTCATCAACTTGCGCTGGAAGATGAGTGCTCACGCCATGGGGGCCGCTGGAGCGCTGGCGGGTTTGACCTATGCCCTGGGCATGGCCGTGGCTCCCAGTTTTTTCCTCGTGCTGGTGGTGGGGTGGGCGCGGATTCGCCTCCGGGCCCATACAGTTGCGCAAGTGGTGGCGGGGGCCCTGGCCGGGGCGGGCCTCACATTCGTGCAACTTCACCTCCTCGCTCGACTTTTTGGGTAG
- the rtcA gene encoding RNA 3'-terminal phosphate cyclase has protein sequence MVVLDGSMGEGGGQVLRSALTLSLLTGRAFAIHNIRARRPKPGLMAQHLKAIEAAAAVGQARVEGAHLGATSLRFQPGEVIAGSFRFDIGTAGSTSLVAQTVVVPLARCAAGSVLTITGGTHVPWSPCFHFLSLHWLPLLAAAGFRLTMEMERAGFYPEGGGLIRVQIEPASGLRPLVRTDRGELRRVTGLSAVAGLDARIAERQRQQALRRLAEMGIAAEIERVEFRAHSRGTVLLLLGQFAGGQCCYYALGAPGKPAERVADEAVEQFGRFLATDAAIDEYVADQLVIPLLLVPDTSEFRTARVTRHLLTNIEVVQAFLPGSVEVSGEEGSPGTVRIKGAEIGR, from the coding sequence ATGGTTGTGCTTGACGGTTCCATGGGCGAAGGCGGCGGTCAGGTGCTGCGCAGTGCGCTGACCCTCTCGCTGCTCACCGGCAGGGCCTTTGCTATTCACAATATCCGCGCGCGGCGGCCGAAGCCGGGGCTGATGGCCCAGCACCTCAAGGCAATCGAAGCGGCAGCGGCTGTAGGCCAGGCACGGGTCGAAGGCGCGCACCTGGGCGCTACCAGCCTTCGTTTTCAACCTGGGGAGGTCATAGCAGGCAGCTTCCGCTTTGACATCGGCACTGCGGGCTCCACCTCGCTTGTGGCGCAGACCGTCGTGGTCCCCCTGGCGCGCTGCGCGGCAGGCTCGGTGCTGACCATAACCGGCGGCACGCACGTGCCGTGGAGCCCTTGCTTTCACTTCCTGAGCCTCCATTGGCTGCCGTTGCTTGCTGCGGCCGGCTTCCGCCTCACCATGGAGATGGAGCGGGCCGGTTTCTATCCCGAAGGCGGCGGGTTGATACGCGTGCAGATCGAGCCAGCCAGTGGTTTGAGGCCCCTGGTACGCACAGACCGCGGCGAGCTGCGCAGGGTCACAGGATTGTCCGCCGTGGCCGGCCTGGACGCCCGCATTGCCGAACGGCAACGGCAGCAGGCCCTCCGGCGGCTCGCGGAAATGGGCATTGCCGCAGAGATCGAACGCGTGGAGTTCCGGGCGCATTCTCGGGGCACCGTCCTGCTTCTCCTCGGCCAGTTTGCGGGCGGGCAATGCTGCTACTACGCCCTGGGCGCACCGGGCAAGCCCGCCGAGCGCGTGGCAGATGAGGCCGTCGAGCAGTTTGGCCGCTTTTTGGCTACCGATGCGGCCATAGACGAGTACGTGGCCGACCAGCTGGTTATCCCCCTGCTCCTTGTTCCAGACACATCCGAGTTCCGCACCGCTCGTGTTACCCGCCACCTTCTGACCAACATTGAGGTGGTTCAGGCCTTCCTTCCTGGCTCTGTTGAGGTGAGTGGCGAGGAAGGAAGCCCTGGCACCGTCCGCATAAAGGGCGCGGAAATCGGGCGCTGA
- a CDS encoding RNA methyltransferase, whose protein sequence is MRKLTPEELSSRRRSANALEGRARRAIFALADNVRSMHNVGAIFRTADGAGVAKLYLCGITACPPRAEIRKTSLGAEEAVPWEYVPSAAEAVAGLKAQGVQIVVLEHTDSSYDFRRAPYRFPLCLVVGHEYHGVSEEVVALADIAVEIPMAGVKESLNVSVAFGIAVYEIARHCDAQFDQST, encoded by the coding sequence ATGCGCAAACTGACGCCTGAGGAGCTCTCCAGTCGTCGCCGCTCTGCAAACGCGCTGGAAGGAAGGGCTCGGCGGGCCATTTTCGCCCTCGCCGACAACGTGCGGAGCATGCATAACGTAGGGGCGATCTTCCGTACGGCGGATGGCGCCGGGGTGGCGAAACTTTACCTCTGCGGCATTACTGCATGTCCCCCGCGAGCCGAAATCCGCAAGACCAGTCTCGGCGCCGAAGAGGCCGTCCCGTGGGAGTACGTACCCTCGGCCGCAGAGGCAGTAGCCGGCCTCAAAGCCCAAGGGGTGCAGATTGTGGTCCTTGAGCACACCGACTCCAGCTACGACTTCCGCCGCGCGCCTTACCGGTTCCCACTTTGCCTGGTGGTTGGACACGAGTATCATGGCGTGTCAGAGGAAGTCGTTGCTTTGGCCGACATAGCAGTAGAGATCCCCATGGCCGGGGTCAAAGAATCGCTCAACGTCAGTGTGGCCTTTGGCATAGCAGTGTACGAAATCGCGCGGCATTGCGATGCGCAGTTTGACCAGAGCACGTGA